Genomic segment of Candidatus Chlorohelix allophototropha:
GGCATAAGCAGTCGTGAATTGATTGTGCAATTGGGCGACATTGCTATCTCAGCGGGTAGCGCTTGTAATGCAGCTGTTGCAAAAGCTTCGCATGTTATCTCTGCGCTCGGTTTTGGGGAAGAACGTGGATTGACCAGCCTACGGTTCGGGTTGGGGAGATATAACACTGAAGAGGAAATAGATTACGTAATTGAAAAGGTAATCGGGTTGGCAAACAGTAAAACCCACGTACTAAGCTATAGCGCGTAAAATCTTGGGGAAGGGGATGAGGGTTGCAGTAACCGCATCCCCTTCGAAATTACAGAAGGACTTATCAGCCTTTTTCAGGTTCAGTGGGTTTAGCACTACCCCTGCTACGCAAACCAATTATCATCGCGCCAACACCAATCAAAATGCCAACTACGCCTGCAACAAGCCCTACTATACCAAATAAAGCGGCATTATCGGCAGCAGATTTAGCATCCTGAGCCGTTTTTTGCTGTGCCAGCAATTGATCCTTAAGCGCTTGAACATCGGAAGAAGCTACCGAAGCAGCAACCGGAGTTATAGTAGTCGAAGGTACACTTGTAGCAACTTGAACCGCAGAATTAAAGCCCGGTTTGTCAGGAAATTGAATGGCTGTCAAGGGTTGCACACTATCGAAAGTATTTGGGCTGGAAACAAACTTTTCATCTATCTTGTCCTGACCGATAGAGCCGAAGAAATGAAAGGCATAATCCCCGATTTTGGTAGGAATAAAAATCGCATCATATTTACCGGGATTGCGCGGCACCGGTAATAAGGTAAGCGGCATAGACTGGCTTCCATAAATAACCTCCGCTTTGAGGGTATCAAAAGCGCCCGTCTCCCCATTAGAATAAGTGCCATCTCCTTTAGAATCGCATTTGCCCCGACATATAAGTAATTCAAGACCATTAGCGATACCCTGATAAGTTGGCTCAGAAATCCAACCTACCCTGAATAGGTACTTTCCGCTACTAACCTCGCGATCTTCATGCGCGCTGGCAATTCGGGTTTCAGCCAAAATCGGCAATAGCAAGAATAGCAATAAAACTAGCAGACTTATTTTTACCAGATTAGATTTGTTCACCTGAAACCCACATCCTCTTGATAAACTCTAGATTTACATCGCTTCTGCCAAGCATACACTTATGTCAACTTCATGGCAGGGTTAGCGGTTTCTCTGTCTATTGATTACAAATCCAGCGCTTGCCAGAATCAGGATTGAGGTAAGCAACACTAGAGGAGCTAGTAGACTGAAACTATCCTTATTAATTCCAAGCCCTGTGCTAGGCAGTTGAGTAAGAGAAGTATCATAGCTTTCGGTTTGCGTGACAGCATTCGCGTCACCCGCTGAAACTGCACCACTTTTCGCTACAGTAAAGCTGAACTCACCGTTTACAACACCGCTATCATCCTCGGTAAAAGTACGAAATTTAACGGTATATTTTCCATCCGAAAGGGTTGTTAAGCTAATAGTAGCCGTATCCTTATCAACTTTGAGATCACCCTTATCGACAACTTTACCAGTTGAGTCCAGTACCTGTAATTTAGTTAGGTCTGTGCTGGTGTCCTCGGTAAAAGTTAAAGTTAAGGTAACCGGAGAACTATTTAAAACTGCATTCGGTAAAATGCTAGAGGTTTTAAGCTGTGAATGCGCTAACGCTATACTAAATTGAAGAAGGAATAGCGTCAACAGTGACAGAGTTGTTGCCAATCCAATTCTTTTAATAAGGCTTTGCCTTTTTTTCCCGATCATAAAGACTCCTTTCAAGTACATCGGTTTACCAAAGATACTTCAGTGTTGTTCTAATTTAGCTCAAGCGCAATAACGAGGAAGAATTAGCCCTAGAATTATTTCCATTTTATATAGCCCTAAGAATAGAGGCTTATAGTTGCTGTAGCCTGATTTCTTGCATTTATAAAAGGCTGTACTGCATAATGGGAAAATATTACAGTAGAAAAAACAACTTGTATTTTCAATAATGGTTTAATTCTACACAAATGTAATGCACTTCCAGATTATAGGTCTTTATCATTAATTTTGGATTAATAATAAGGGCTTGGCAATAGCTCTTTACTGTCACATATAGCTATAAAAGAACTATAACTTACAAGCTCATTAGTAGCACATTCTGATTATTTGTCTCTAATAAGGATCTATGCAGGAGGGTAAAACTATGCAGAATTTTGCAGGCAAAGTGGCAGTTATTACCGGGGCTGCCAGCGGTATTGGAAAAGGTTTGGCAGAGAAATGTGTTAGAGAAGGTATGAGGGTAGTGCTGGCAGATTTTGAAGAACAAGCTTTGCAGCAAACTGTCACAGAATTGCGCGCTTTTGGAGAGCAAGCCATTTTGCCTGTAATCATAAATGTTGCAAAAGAGGATCAGGTTTTAGACCTTGCCTCACAAACCATTGCAGAATTTGGCGCAGTAGATTTCCTTTTTAATAACGCCGGAGTAGGGGTAAACAAACCGATTTGGGAATTTACCCATGCGGATTGGGAGTGGGTACTAAGTGTTAACTTATGGGGTGTTATTAACGGTATCCATGCTTTTCTTCCATTGATGCTCAAACAAGAGCAAGGAGGACACATTATAAATACCAGTTCGGTTTCCGGTTTGACCTCCGCGCCCTATATGGCTCCTTATAATATTACCAAACATGGCATTGTGACCCTATCTGAAACGCTCTATATTGATTTACAGGTAGCAGGTTATAAACATATCAAAGTATCGGTGCTTTGCCCCGGTTTTGTAAACACCCGCGCTTATGATGCCGAACGCAATCGCCCAGCAGAATGGCAAAATCCTTCCCGTGAAATAGCGCCTGAGGAAGTGCAACGTTACGAAATGGGACGTAAAGCCCTTGAGGGTGGTATGGCTCCTTCCGAAGTTGCAGATAAAACTTTTGCGGCAATTAAGGATGAGAAATTCTATATTCTCACCCATCCTCACTTTAATCCGGTAATCCAAATGCGGATGGAAGATATTTTACTGGGTCGTAATCCCATGTCTGCTAGACCTCAAGGTCGCCCTTCCAATTAGAGCTATAAAGAACAAGTAGAGTAAGAGTTGCCAAAATAAGCTTATGCCAACTCTTACTCTACCATTTCAGCTAATTAGAACCTCAATTGCAAGAGTTGCAATCTGGAACGAATCAGCATATCTATGTTATTGAGAGCGCCCTCTAGTTTTGTAGCTTCCCCTGCATGATTCCACAAATCGGCAGTAATTGCGCGAATACGCTGGTTGAGTTCATCGGCAAATTGCACCAACTGACAATCTAATTGAACAAGTTGGTTTAATAAGGGCAACTCATCGCGTATACGACCCCAGATTTTATCCTGAGTCGGAACAGGCATCCCCAATATCCGAGCGCCTAATTCTCTGAGACGCTCTCGCAAGAGAGTTAAATCTCTAAGGCGGTTTATTGCCTCCGAGTTTGGAAAAGGATTTTCGCGGGTTGCCGCAGGAATGTACTGACGCTGGTAATCCATTTCAAGTCTAGCAATTAGCTCTGCCGCTTCATTGAGAGATTTAGTAGCTCTCTGGCGTACCAACAAATCATCGGCACGTGCTTGATTCTTTTTGTCATAGAAATTATAACCATAACCCAACATTAGCAATTCAAGTTGCTGCTTAAATGGGTTATTTCCCTGTAGGTTACTCATCTAGGTAACTCCGGATTTGGAGGCCATGGCTGGTTTGCCGCGGGAGGGCGTGGAGCTTGAGGGGGCATAGGCGGCATCCCGCCTTGCGGTGGAGCTATAAAGCGTTCGGTATTCATAACTGGCGTAACCGACCCAATATTAAAGGGTTGCCCAATTGCCATATTTGGCGCGCTAACAGTGCCACGTTCTGCCATTATCATAGCGGTATAGTAGCGAACCGCATCTAGCTCACTCAAGCCAAAGGCTTTTAAGGAAATGAGCGCTTTCATCCGCACATCGCTTGGGCGCACCAAAACCTTGACCGTATCAAGGGAAATACCATAAGTGGCTAGAAATTGCTGGAGATGGCTATAAACCAATTGAGTCAAATCATGAATCTTTTCATTTACTCGTTCCAGCGGTGTCACCTGTATTAGCTGGTTTATAGCCTGCTCGACTACCGGTCCGGCATAGGCATTTACTTCCATTGTATTTATCATATGACCCCGATAGGGCATATGTTGTACCAGCGCCACTGCATTATCCGGGGTTGCCACATGAACATAATAATCCACATCGTATGCCATTTCAGCCATCTCACGAGAAAGCGCCAAGCCCGACGTTTTAATAACCAGCTTTGCCCGGTTAATGTAAATTGCTTCATATTGCCAAGGACTCTGTCCACCGTAAAAAGCTTGTTGAATTGAGCCGAATAGAATTTTCTGCGGGGTTTGCACCGGATATTGACCGGTCTCATAAACTGCTAGGATTGCACCTCGTGATTTCAATACGCAAAAATGGTTGCTTTCAACGGTAAGCAGAGAGCCGTTGATAATATCGTTGTTCGGATAGTGCCAAAGTAGCACTTCGGGACCCATAATTTCTTGCCCATCATTGGTTAGGGTAGAAATAACCTGTCTAATTCCTGCCATCATAACACCTCTCCTGAAATAATTTTTCTCAAGGTTGAGTTGAGCATCAAAAAAGAACCGGAGTTCTTAACTTACCAATAACAAGAATTGCACTCGCTCATTCAGTTATAACAAAAACGAGAATTAATAAGTATGATACACAGCACTTTTTTCTAATGTTATTTTAATGTTAGCCTTTCAAAAAGCGATAACGTTGTTCAAAGTTTTGCTACCTAGCGAAAAGTAAGATTTTTCGTGAGGTAATCACATGCTCAGTGTTAGATCCTTACACCCACTTTTCTTATTTACTTTGAACAGGGAAAAACGCTATCATCTATTATTCTCTACCCGGCAGCTAAAAAAATTAAGGAGAATGCGAATAGTGCGGCAAACCAAGCGGGTGACCGGAAGTACGGCATAATCGGAAATTAGCTGAGATGAAAGAAAAAGTTGGGAAGCGCAGAACAATGGCATATACCCGATGAATTATAGTACAGAATGACGCTATATTTTATCGCTTGCGTACTGGTACTCTGAATTTATATCTAAAACCCCATAATTGACTAATGGTGCAACATGTTTTATAATCCATTTCAAATAGTCAATAATGAATATTTACAAATGAATATTGTGTTAGTTTGATTATCTCCAACTCAAAAGTACCAAGCACTACCAGAAGTTTGTAGCCTAAATACTTGCTAGTTATCTCAAGGTTCATTATAAGAAATAAAAGGGAAAGATTTATAATTATATCTCGCAAGAAATCGAGAGAAGGGAGCTAGACGTTATGAAGTTCCTTTTTATGCTGGCTGAAGACAGTATGCTGGGTGCTGTAGAGCAGGGCGCAGCGGCTGTTCAGCGTAAACATGGCATAAAAATTGAAATCAAGTTTTGGACAGCACGCATGCTGAAGGAAGGTTCAACCAACTGGAACCAGTTTGAACAAGATTTGAAGGAATGCGATCTATTTCTAGCGAGTATGATTAGCGCAGATACCCAGCAAGTCTATACGCTTGAAAGATTGCTCAAGACTTATGGGCCAGTGCGACGTGATCGCGCCATTATCGTTCTGAACTCAATGCCTAACCTCATGGCTTTGACACGTATGGGTGATTTTGAGTTCACTAATTTCCTACAGTTTATGAAAAACGGCCCGGTAGGCAAAATTTCAGGCTTCGTAGGTGGTATTCGCAAACTGATGAAGCATGATGATGGTAAAGAGGTTGAGCCAGACTTTGACCCTGATGAGGTACGCGGCAGACAGAAGTTACGCCATCATAAGCCAGCTAAAAAAGGTGTGGTCTCTGGTATGATGGGAGTTCTGCGCCACCTACCCACTGTTCTCAAGCTAGTTCCGGGTCAGGCGCAAGACCTACGCGCTTATCTGGTTATTATGCTTTACTGGCTGAACAGTTCGCCAGAAAATTATGAAGAATTTTTCAAATATGTGATTGACCGCTATATGCCTTCTTATACCGGACCGAAGCTGAAGGCAAAAGACCCGGCTATTTACCCGCAACTGGCTTTGTTCCACCCAGATGCGCCCGGCAAATATTTTCAGACTCGCGAAGAGTATGAAAAGTGGCTAGCTAAAGCCCGACCTCAATCGGTTGGTCGCCCTCGTGTAGGCTTACTGACCATGCAAGGCTCGTACATGTCCGGCAACTATAAGCACATATACGAATTGATACGCCAACTCGATGCCGAAGGGGTCGAGTCGATGCCCTGCTTTGTAGGCGGTCTAGATTATCGCCCCGCCGTAGAAACTTTCTATCTGGACGAAGATAAGAAAGGTAATATCAAACCTGTAATTGATCTACTTATCAATACAGTGGGATTCTCAATGGTCGGTAGTATGGCAGGAGCCGACCCAGAAGCGGGTATAGCCGAGCTTAAACGCCTGAACCGCCCTTACTGGTCTATTATGCCTTTGATCTATCAGAACGAGGCAGAATGGCGCAGCAGCCGCACCGGTCTTAGCCCCTTGCAGACTGCGTTTATGGTTGCAGTTCCTGAACTGGACGGTGCCTCTGAACCGCGGGTTTATGCTGCAACCGGGCAACTTGCCAATGATAAAACAATTCAGGCTTTACCAGCCGAAACTCGCCGCGTAGTGGGGCGAGCGGCACGCTATGTCAAGCTACGAAACAAGCCGAACCGTGACAAGAAAATTTCGGTGGTATTGTTCTGCTATCCGCCTAATAAAGGCGCAATCGGCACAGCAGCTTATCTGGGAGTATTTGAGAGCCTTTACCGCATTATGAAACGGTTAAAATCCGAAGGCTATAATGTGGAAGTGCCACAAGATTCGGATGATTTGCGGAAACAACTGACGGATGGTAACTCAGCGGTTTATGGTACAACCGCTAATGTGCATACTCATATGCCTGTTACCGAATATATGAAGCTATTCCCAGATTATGTAGAACTGGAACAATACTGGGGCAGCCCTCCCGGTCATATGCTCAACGATTCGGAAGGCTTCCAGATATTAGGCAAGCAGTTTGGTAATTTGCTGGTGGCGATTCAACCCACCTTTGGTTACGAAGATGACCCGTTGCGCCTGCTGATGGCAGAAAACGTGGGTACTAACCATGCCTTTGCCGCTTTCTACACTTGGTTGAACAAAGTCTATAAAGCGGATGCAGCCTTACACTTCGGGACTCACGGTGCGTTGGAATTTATGCCGGGTAAACAGGTGGGTTTGACCGCTAAATGCTGGCCCGATCGCTTGATCGGTGATATTCCGAACTTTTACTTGTATTGTGTCAATAACCCCTCGGAAGGCACAATCGCCAAGCGTCGCAGCTATGCAACCCTCATCAGCTATCTATCGCCCCCGATGGAGAATGCGGGGTTGTATCGCCAGCTTTCACAGCTAAAAGATGTCATCAATCAGTATCGCAACAAGCTGAATGAGGGCGGTGATGGCGCATTACTCGAATCTATTATAGAGCAGGCTCAAGCGCTCGAACTGAAAGTAAAGGTTACGCCAGAGCAAGGGATTGAGACCTATTTGCTGGAGCTATACGCCGCTTTGCTTGAAATCGAAGAACGCCTGATACCTACCGGCTTGCATTTACTGGACGAATTACCGGATGAAGCTTTCCTGCATGATGTGTTGAATTCGGTTGGTAGTTTCTCACGCGGCAAACCCGGTAG
This window contains:
- a CDS encoding SDR family NAD(P)-dependent oxidoreductase → MQNFAGKVAVITGAASGIGKGLAEKCVREGMRVVLADFEEQALQQTVTELRAFGEQAILPVIINVAKEDQVLDLASQTIAEFGAVDFLFNNAGVGVNKPIWEFTHADWEWVLSVNLWGVINGIHAFLPLMLKQEQGGHIINTSSVSGLTSAPYMAPYNITKHGIVTLSETLYIDLQVAGYKHIKVSVLCPGFVNTRAYDAERNRPAEWQNPSREIAPEEVQRYEMGRKALEGGMAPSEVADKTFAAIKDEKFYILTHPHFNPVIQMRMEDILLGRNPMSARPQGRPSN
- a CDS encoding copper resistance CopC family protein gives rise to the protein MIGKKRQSLIKRIGLATTLSLLTLFLLQFSIALAHSQLKTSSILPNAVLNSSPVTLTLTFTEDTSTDLTKLQVLDSTGKVVDKGDLKVDKDTATISLTTLSDGKYTVKFRTFTEDDSGVVNGEFSFTVAKSGAVSAGDANAVTQTESYDTSLTQLPSTGLGINKDSFSLLAPLVLLTSILILASAGFVINRQRNR
- a CDS encoding magnesium chelatase subunit H, with the protein product MERRELDVMKFLFMLAEDSMLGAVEQGAAAVQRKHGIKIEIKFWTARMLKEGSTNWNQFEQDLKECDLFLASMISADTQQVYTLERLLKTYGPVRRDRAIIVLNSMPNLMALTRMGDFEFTNFLQFMKNGPVGKISGFVGGIRKLMKHDDGKEVEPDFDPDEVRGRQKLRHHKPAKKGVVSGMMGVLRHLPTVLKLVPGQAQDLRAYLVIMLYWLNSSPENYEEFFKYVIDRYMPSYTGPKLKAKDPAIYPQLALFHPDAPGKYFQTREEYEKWLAKARPQSVGRPRVGLLTMQGSYMSGNYKHIYELIRQLDAEGVESMPCFVGGLDYRPAVETFYLDEDKKGNIKPVIDLLINTVGFSMVGSMAGADPEAGIAELKRLNRPYWSIMPLIYQNEAEWRSSRTGLSPLQTAFMVAVPELDGASEPRVYAATGQLANDKTIQALPAETRRVVGRAARYVKLRNKPNRDKKISVVLFCYPPNKGAIGTAAYLGVFESLYRIMKRLKSEGYNVEVPQDSDDLRKQLTDGNSAVYGTTANVHTHMPVTEYMKLFPDYVELEQYWGSPPGHMLNDSEGFQILGKQFGNLLVAIQPTFGYEDDPLRLLMAENVGTNHAFAAFYTWLNKVYKADAALHFGTHGALEFMPGKQVGLTAKCWPDRLIGDIPNFYLYCVNNPSEGTIAKRRSYATLISYLSPPMENAGLYRQLSQLKDVINQYRNKLNEGGDGALLESIIEQAQALELKVKVTPEQGIETYLLELYAALLEIEERLIPTGLHLLDELPDEAFLHDVLNSVGSFSRGKPGSNEEIPALTELVAEGFGYNLDDVRKNATRDSETMGKWENIERSQRESVRIFVENWQKGNKEAARNDAVQYLRTVAKVDPKRSTPMMEYLSEVAEGMYIQNEINQIVRAFNAEYIEPSPGSNIVQNPAVLPTGRNIHAVDPALIPSPLARRNAERSVKAIVEKARQEMELPEGQYPETIAMVLWGTDNIKTDGEGIAQCLAMVGARAISDGLGKMTDVKLLPLSDLNRPRLDVVVTVSGIFRDLLPLHMGLIDRAVRLAAQADESEEQNFIKKHVRVEMEKGATFDEAVTRVFSNAPGQYGASVNSMIDNSVWQDDNELSDAFLSRKSFAYGIKADGEGARKLMESALSKVDLSFQNVDSAEVGITDVDHYYEYLGGISKSVEKLTGRRATTLVADSLSASSSSLSQGNSIKTLQEAVRLESRTKLLNPKWYESMLKYGFEGVREIEVRVSNTYGWSATNDAVDKWVYDGVNETFVQDEEMRDRLAELNPHSLKGIVGRLLEANGRGFWEADASMIEKLKEIFAGLEDEIEGVGEPNLIARK
- a CDS encoding SPFH domain-containing protein; its protein translation is MMAGIRQVISTLTNDGQEIMGPEVLLWHYPNNDIINGSLLTVESNHFCVLKSRGAILAVYETGQYPVQTPQKILFGSIQQAFYGGQSPWQYEAIYINRAKLVIKTSGLALSREMAEMAYDVDYYVHVATPDNAVALVQHMPYRGHMINTMEVNAYAGPVVEQAINQLIQVTPLERVNEKIHDLTQLVYSHLQQFLATYGISLDTVKVLVRPSDVRMKALISLKAFGLSELDAVRYYTAMIMAERGTVSAPNMAIGQPFNIGSVTPVMNTERFIAPPQGGMPPMPPQAPRPPAANQPWPPNPELPR